The Pelodiscus sinensis isolate JC-2024 chromosome 5, ASM4963464v1, whole genome shotgun sequence genome includes a region encoding these proteins:
- the NWD2 gene encoding NACHT and WD repeat domain-containing protein 2 translates to MWPAGAAGRLPCPRDSALRRAAFSGNLSALPSHLAPSGRSVRVFISANPEDTVAERNTLREHVCPKLREFCRENYGLELQVIDLYWGVETEEWESPELQKTRMKLLEDCLKTSAGPCFVGLLGEKYGTIRIPGEVESSEFEMILDAAVEAKLETRILEEWYCRDENAVPPAYYLRQKSEMLKNNHNTMESSSNSMNENKWKDISDEIKKIFKTAVKLLHEKGKMKHSQAKRYLSSAVEDELDFALGKQTPAFLKKCVCYIRKIANIERFVKIPEMGRYMDVIHMGGKVLRDPEAHEKLIKLRDEFIPTIVAASNLRVYTSVTHCDMKLGYSQEVENHYIEGLGKQFYEDMVDIIQATVQQNFDTETDLLYDEVLQHSSLCKTYSSFYEYRCEALNIVHKYILNSKTGHINPLIIYGGPCTGKTLLLAEVAKKAYTWLQEEMGPESDPVVVIRFLGSTEMSTDLKNLLQSICEQLAINYRCLVQSYPKKIHDLRDLFINLLNESSFHRPLVIIFDALEQLSDIDDARKLWWLPVHLPRSVRIIMSTLPSKHGILQKLRCLIHEEDNYIELITRDRKMCSQVLKHQLLHVKRKVTSGQQIYVNEAFSKCTLPMFVNLTFREVRNWRSHKDVDESSLCVTVHESIEQLFWSLENKCGVKLLSRALGYITMAKSGLSEMELEDILALDNSVMYELNQCVRQCNPLRVPYVYISRLKEGLKGYLIERQVKNVILLVWANRHLQLIAQKLYLHSEEDVHEMHTIMAEYFLGVWSGGRRKSFYSEDQYLNGCFDSENRSMNDGEKHCMDLTSFDRQAPDQPWVFQCNPLEPDIFFVNHRKMTELLHHLTRCGRTDDLLYGVIMNFSWLYTMIKIGQFDKALFDIELAYTYSQEKELKFLAGTLRSIKFKVTKYPGSLSAELQQRLLPVVSSLPKLRHLLLECDKDGPKYCSIVPLHSSMDVTYSPERLPLSSSCMHVTEILPTFNPNTVIAALENGSISTWDVETRQLLRQITTAQSVILGIKLTSDEKYLVVATTKNTLLIYDNLNSCLLSEVEIKGSKHCGIGGGSNFINGFTLSINHALAWLEASKDVTVIDLLYGWPLYHFHCWYEVTCVQCSPDGVYAFCGQYLNTTTIFHLGSGEKLSTVTSEFSGGFVKFLLVLDTAQEMVMVDNEGGLSVWNTEEITNPQLTDDFDCRREDSEVVSIELSEDQSAILICKALGIELLDTGMWKVAEKFRAKHNERFISAVLSKNGDCIIASMENTSAIFVWRRDTGQCMASLQEISGTIVRLIKSNHHNMLLSLSTSGVLSIWDIDIITAMSNIDKSGKPIHRLVLPTRGEIIYTLDGSESVHKWNFSTGFIEAVFKHEGIVENCVLTSSGEIMITSDDKCSQYVWHTITGENIFRINGQRISQLMITHNDQFVVSLCEQNASRVWRLATGHRVCNILVALQNAFITTANTFVVGMTKNKVLAVSLWTGSITKKFCCDDGTTIVDIKLIPDCPDIVVFITSTETVNIWSLTEEVICRRVQLPTNFLKDLEDFEISPNGKLGILSRGDENINVLDLHSGKLRVVHAPGVIWRQRLSRDGRYLVYICFRNEDDDDNGAISSLIVMRLADGKNIGACSLYKTPTFLSLSQRHLNIIVGFDDGSIGTYTVVDRVDAALKIKIATSNSRQIFSNATQVIRPKCHNYSFKVNADCIWRESTEVFARDSPITVTDPETSETTTPKKHNYCYEKVCSAIDCRGHNFTADN, encoded by the exons GGCCTGCTGGGAGAAAAATATGGAACCATCCGAATACCTGGAGAAGTTGAATCATCAGAATTTGAGATGATCCTCGATGCTGCTGTGGAAGCAAAACTAGAGACAAGAATTCTGGAAGAGTGGTATTGCAGAGATGAAAATGCAGTGCCACCAGCATATTACCTCAGACAAAAATCTGAAATGCTGAAGAACAATCATAATACG atggaatCATCTTCAAATTCTATGAATGAGAACAAATGGAAGGACATATCAGATGAGATTAAGAAGATTTTTAAGACTGCTGTGAAGTTGCTGCATGagaaaggaaaaatgaaacaCAGCCAAGCAAAGAGATATCTTTCTTCTG cTGTTGAAGATGAGCTTGATTTTGCCTTGGGAAAACAAACACCCGCTTTCCTGAAGAAGTGTGTCTGTTACATTCGGAAAATTGCCAATATTGAGCGTTTTGTTAAAATCCCAGAGATGGGAAGATACATGGATGTAATTCATATGGGTGGAAAGGTTCTGCGGGATCCAGAAGCTCATGAGAAACTGATCAAACTACGGGATGAATTTATTCCTACGATTGTTGCAGCATCTAATCTGAGAGTGTATACTTCTGTTACTCATTGTGACATGAAACTTGGTTACTCACAAGAAGTGGAGAACCACTACATTGAAGGTCTTGGTAAACAGTTCTACGAAGACATGGTTGATATAATTCAGGCCACAGTACAACAGAATTTTGACACCGAGACAGACTTGCTTTATGATGAAGTCCTTCAACACTCATCATTATGTAAAacatattcctctttctacgagtaCAGGTGTGAGGCACTAAACATAGTTCATAAATACATTCTGAACAGCAAAACAGGACATATTAACCCTCTTATCATATATGGAGGACCATGCACTGGAAAAACCCTTTTATTAGCTGAAGTGGCAAAGAag GCTTATACTTGGCTGCAGGAAGAGATGGGACCAGAATCTGACCCTGTGGTAGTTATAAGATTTTTGGGATCCACAGAAATGAGTACAGATCTTAAGAATCTGCTTCAAAGCATTTGTGAACAATTAGCAATTAATTACCGTTGCCTAGTACAAAGTTACCCTAAAAAAATCCATGATCTTCGGGACTTGTTTATAAATCTGTTGAATGAGTCTTCATTTCACAGACCATTGGTTATAATATTTGATGCCCTAGAACAGCTGTCAGATATTGATGATGCTAGGAAACTGTGGTGGCTCCCTGTTCATCTTCCCCGTTCAGTACGAATAATCATGTCAACACTGCCCAGCAAACATGGGATCCTGCAAAAACTGAGGTGCCTTATTCATGAAGAGGACAACTACATTGAGTTGATTACAAGAGACAGAAAGATGTGCAGCCAAGTACTGAAACATCAGCTGCTGCATGTTAAAAGGAAAGTAACATCAGGTCAACAAATTTATGTCAATGAAGCTTTCTCAAAGTGCACACTGCCTATGTTTGTGAACTTAACCTTCAGAGAAGTTAGGAACTGGAGATCTCATAAAGATGTTGATGAGTCTTCCCTTTGTGTCACTGTTCATGAAAGCATAGAGCAGTTATTTTGGTCATTAGAAAACAAGTGTGGAGTAAAGCTGTTGTCAAGAGCACTGGGCTACATCACAATGGCCAAATCTGGCCTGAGTGAAATGGAATTGGAAGATATTTTAGCTCTTGACAACAGTGTGATGTATGAGTTAAACCAGTGTGTCAGGCAATGTAACCCACTGAGGGTACCATACGTATACATTTCTAGACTTAAGGAGGGCTTAAAGGGATACTTGATAGAGCGGCAAGTGAAAAATGTAATACTTCTAGTGTGGGCAAACAGGCACCTGCAGCTTATTGCCCAGAAACTGTATCTCCACAGTGAGGAAGATGTACACGAGATGCATACTATCATGGCAGAGTACTTCCTTGGTGTTTGGTCAGGTGGAAGAAGGAAATCTTTTTATAGCGAAGATCAGTATTTGAATGGGTGCTTTGACAGTGAGAACAGAAGCATGAATGATGGGGAGAAGCACTGTATGGATCTCACTTCTTTTGACAGGCAAGCACCTGATCAGCCGTGGGTATTCCAGTGTAATCCATTAGAGCCTGACATCTTTTTTGTCAATCACAGAAAAATGACAGAACTTTTGCATCACTTGACGAGGTGTGGAAGAACAGATGATCTTCTGTACGGTGTCATTATGAACTTCAGCTGGCTGTACACAATGATTAAAATAGGACAGTTTGACAAAGCACTTTTTGACATAGAATTGGCTTATACCTATTCACAAGAAAAGGAACTGAAATTTCTGGCAGGCACACTGCGTAGCATAAAGTTCAAAGTAACAAAATATCCAGGTTCACTCTCTGCTGAATTGCAACAGAGGCTCCTTCCAGTTGTCAGCTCATTGCCTAAATTAAGGCATCTTCTCTTAGAATGTGACAAAGATGGACCCAAATACTGCTCTATTGTTCCCTTGCACTCCTCCATGGATGTGACATACAGCCCTGAGCGGCTACCCTTGTCATCCAGTTGCATGCATGTCACTGAGATCCTGCCTACTTTTAATCCAAATACAGTCATTGCTGCTCTTGAAAATGGCTCCATCAGTACTTGGGATGTAGAGACACGCCAGCTATTAAGACAAATTACAACAGCTCAATCGGTTATCTTAGGGATCAAACTTACTAGTGATGAAAAATATCTTGTAGTAGCTACAACAAAGAACACACTTTTGATTTACGATAACCTAAATTCCTGCCTTTTGTCTGAAGTAGAAATTAAGGGATCAAAACATTGTGGAATTGGGGGAGGCTCAAATTTTATAAATGGATTTACACTGTCCATTAATCATGCACTTGCTTGGCTGGAAGCCAGCAAAGATGTTACTGTAATAGATCTACTCTATGGGTGGCCTCTTTATCACTTCCACTGCTGGTATGAAGTGACTTGTGTACAGTGTTCTCCAGATGGAGTCTACGCATTCTGCGGACAGTATCTGAACACCACCACTATATTTCATTTAGGAAGTGGAGAGAAACTGTCCACAGTGACCTCTGAATTTTCAGGTGGATTTGTGAAATTTCTTCTTGTTCTGGACACTGCTCAAGAAATGGTGATGGTGGACAATGAGGGTGGCCTTTCAGTTTGGAACACTGAGGAAATTACAAATCCCCAACTGACAGATGATTTTGATTGCAGGAGAGAAGACAGTGAAGTTGTCAGCATTGAACTTTCTGAAGACCAAAGTGCAATTTTAATTTGTAAGGCACTCGGTATAGAACTTCTCGACACTGGCATGTGGAAAGTGGCTGAAAAGTTCAGAGCAAAACACAATGAGCGCTTTATATCTGCTGTTTTATCCAAAAATGGTGACTGTATAATTGCTTCTATGGAAAATACCTCAGCCATTTTTGTTTGGAGGAGAGATACAGGACAGTGTATGGCAAGCTTACAGGAAATCTCAGGAACCATAGTCAGGCTAATTAAATCCAATCACCATAACATGCTGCTATCCTTATCCACCAGTGGTGTCCTTTCTATTTGGGACATAGATATCATAACTGCTATGTCCAACATTGACAAATCTGGCAAACCCATCCATAGACTGGTGTTGCCAACCAGAGGTGAAATAATTTATACACTAGATGGTTCAGAATCTGTACATAAGTGGAACTTCAGCACTGGTTTCATTGAAGCTGTGTTCAAGCATGAAGGTATTGTTGAAAACTGTGTGCTGACCTCTTCTGGAGAAATAATGATTACATCAGATGACAAATGTAGCCAATATGTATGGCACACCATTACTGGTGAAAATATCTTCCGCATTAATGGACAAAGGATATCTCAGCTGATGATTACACACAATGATCAATTTGTCGTCTCGCTCTGTGAACAAAATGCCTCCAGAGTTTGGCGACTGGCCACAGGACATAGAGTTTGCAATATTTTAGTTGCCTTACAGAATGCATTTATAACCACTGCTAATACATTTGTAGTAGGAATGACAAAGAATAAAGTGTTAGCAGTAAGTCTATGGACAGGAAGTATAACCAAGAAATTTTGCTGTGATGATGGTACAACCATTGTTGATATTAAACTGATTCCAGACTGCCCAGATATTGTAGTGTTTATAACATCCACTGAAACAGTGAACATCTGGAGTCTTACAGAGGAAGTTATCTGCAGGCGCGTACAACTGCCTACTAATTTCTTAAAAGACTTAGAAGACTTTGAAATATCCCCAAATGGGAAGCTAGGAATTCTATCCCGTGGTGATGAGAACATCAACGTGCTTGATTTACACAGTGGCAAGCTTCGTGTGGTTCACGCCCCTGGCGTTATCTGGAGGCAGAGGTTGTCCCGTGATGGCCGCTATCTTGTGTACATCTGTTTTCGTAATGAAGATGATGATGACAATGGTGCCATCTCAAGTTTAATTGTAATGAGACTGGCTGATGGTAAAAACATTGGTGCTTGTTCCCTTTATAAAACTCCaacctttctttctctctcacagaGGCATTTAAATATTATTGTTGGCTTTGATGATGGAAGTATAGGCACTTACACTGTAGTGGATCGGGTAGATGCAGCACTGAAAATTAAAATTGCTACTTCAAATAGCCGTCAGATTTTCAGTAATGCAACACAAGTGATTAGGCCCAAGTGTCACAATTATAGCTTCAAGGTGAATGCAGACTGCATTTGGAGAGAATCTACTGAGGTGTTTGCAAGAGACAGCCCCATCACAGTGACAGATCCTGAGACAAGTGAAACAACCACACCCAAAAAACACAATTATTGCTATGAGAAAGTGTGCTCTGCTATAGATTGCAGAGGACACAATTTTACTGCTGATAACTGA